A segment of the Actinomycetes bacterium genome:
ATGATAAGGGCGAAGGGTTTGATTTTGTAGCTATCAATGATTTAACTGATGCTAAAACTCTGGCCCATCTTTTAAAATATGATTCTGTATACGGCATTCTGGATAAGGATATTAGAGTAGAGGGCGACAGCATTGTAGTGGGAGATGACAGGATAAAGGTCATGTCTATAAAGGATCCCGCAGAGATACCCTGGGGTGATCTGGGGGTAGAGGTAGTGCTGGAAGCTACCGGTATATTCAGAACCAGGGAACAGGCACAGAAACACCTGGATGCTGGAGCTAAAAAAGTTATAGTGTCTGCGCCCATGAAAGGCGATGGCGCCGATATTACTCTGGTACTGGGTGTAAATGATGAAAAGTATGATAAGAACCAGCACAACATTATAAGTAATGCTTCCTGTACCACCAACGGGCTTG
Coding sequences within it:
- a CDS encoding type I glyceraldehyde-3-phosphate dehydrogenase, which codes for MAIKVGINGFGRIGRQTLRAALKYDKGEGFDFVAINDLTDAKTLAHLLKYDSVYGILDKDIRVEGDSIVVGDDRIKVMSIKDPAEIPWGDLGVEVVLEATGIFRTREQAQKHLDAGAKKVIVSAPMKGDGADITLVLGVNDEKYDKNQHNIISNASCTTNGL